GAATCCAAATCTGCTTTACCAGATCACAGATAGGCCAATGAATGATAGGTACAGGCAGGCTACAGGCTCTTGATGGAGTGGGCCAGACAGCATTCAATTCACGCGTAGGCGTGCCGTATATGACGCACTAATTGACCTGGATGCGGTTCATGTTGCGTGTGAGggatttttcagaaaaaaaaaaaaaagttttagcaTTGGAATGGCatcatgtttttcttttttttttttttttgaagataaaatattcatacaTAATGAGTATAAAtacaatctaaaaaatttaaaaaaaaatattttgaaaggacATCGAGCTGCATTATCAGATTTTTGCTCCTTTATGTTGTTCTGCGTTAAAAGataacagaaaaaaaaatgaagaaaaataaaacaaacatctaaaaaaattattttataatgtttGTTGAGATTTACTTTCTGTTCCTGATAATGGAGCtagtagaattaaaaaaaaaaaaaaatttcaagctcaCTGTCTGTCTTCTTTCCCCATCGtccataggatttttttttctttacctcAAAATATTTGTCTTATTGCCCGAGCTAGAGTTGAATCGAACCGGAGTATCTCTGatcaaatattaatatattatatttatttaatttaataaataaataaaataaatatagatattaattagatgtaaaaattatattatatttttgaaaaaaatcaggatatttttgtgatataaattaatgataattaaattttGTGAATATAAAACCAAAATTGAACTTTGTGAACATAGAATTTAAGCTATTAGGAAATACAACTTAAATTGTTAATTAACctgtcatttattttttaaaaaataataaattttatataaaatcaaatagaATTGTAAATAGAAAcgcatatatagatatagattggATAATTTTCTATGttaatctatatttattttttaataaataaaaatattaatcaaatgttCAGATTTTTATCTATTTTGGATAGATTAGTATATGGAATGTATCTAGATAGAtatattatctaatttatttttatctctatctaaaaaatttaaattttatttcatttttttggtTGCCACACTGCAAAATCTTGTTGGTCAAATATCTAGATGCATAACTTTCACTACTaaaggagaaattaaaatatgattcatcTAGCTAATCGTCCCCAGCTTACTGACAACAGCAAGGTTCTTTAATTCTTGGTGATGATGGACTGGATGAGCATGAACCATTGTCTCTGCACCAGGCTCGGCCCTGAGAACGATTTCTACAATTTATCCTCGCTTGCACTCCCCATTAATATCGGCAAACTTAAAAGCCTGTCCACctgtgaccaaaaaaaaaaaagaaaaaagcctgTCAACCAAAATGAAAGCTCTACAAAGAGCACCACTAATTACCTAACCAGAAAATAGACCCTACTATAATGACCATTGCACCAACTAAGACCATCCTATCCAGGCTAAGGATTCTCCACGCAGGGCCTTCTCTTACACCACCTCCACATCCCATCATTCCCACAACCAATTCATTGCCCTCCTCAACCAATGCACCACCTTCCACCAGCTCAAACAATCCAAGCGTCCATCACCACCTCAGGCTTCCACACCAGCCCTTTCCTCACCGGCAAGCTAGTAGAGACCCTTGCGCTCAGACTCAACCACCACAAAGAGGCCTCCCCCATGCCATGCTCCTCTTCTCCCACTGTCCCCATGCTCCCAACCTCTTCACCTGGAACACCCTCATCCGTGGTCTCTCCCTCGGCTCCGCCCCTCGTGATGCCCTCCTCCTGTTCGCGTTAATGCTCCAGACACCTTCGGTCATGCCCGACGCCTTCAGTTATGCCTCTGCACTCAAGGCTTGCGCCCGCTCTCATGCTCACAGGCTAACCAAAGCAATCCATGGCCTCGTAATAGTGAATCGAAACCAATCGAACAACTACGTTGCTAACACTGCGTTGCATGCCTATGCCTCATGCGGCGACGTTACTTCTGCAAGAAAATTGTTCAACGTGGTTCCCTTTTGGGATGTCGTTGGTTGGAACGCAATGCTTGCAGGTTACGTCCAAAATGGCCTTCCGGTTGAAGGTTTAAAGCTGTTGTATCGGATGTGGTCAAAGGGCGTCGAGCTGACCGATGTGACTGTTATCACTGCCCTTACGGCGTGTGCTCAAACGAAAGATCTTTGTTTTGGGGGGCAGATTCATGGGTACGTTGGCAAAAGGACCATGCAATTCGAAAGGGGATCAATGTGGGCACTGCTCTTATCGACATGTATGCGAAAAGTGGGCACTCGGAATTGGCTAGACAAGTGTTTGATGAGATGAAGAGAAGGGACATTGGTGTTTGGAATGCTCTTTTAGGAGGCTACGTGTGCAATGGTTGGTTTGCTGAAGCTTTACAATTTTTTGAGGAATTGCAGGCATCAGGGCTTAGACCAGATGAGCCAACATTGGTTAGTGCATTGTGTGCTTGTGGACATCTGGGAGCGCTTGATGTTGGAAAGACAATCCATTCATATGCAGAAGAAAGATTTCCCCACTTTGATCCATACTAGGAACAGCTCTGATCGAAATGTATTCAAAATGTGGGTGGATTGAGGGATCCGAGAAGTGTTCAGTAAGATGGAGAAGAAAGATGCCATGGCATGGACCTCGATGATCAGAGGGCTTGCGGTTCACGGATATGCCGAGGATGCACTCGAGCTGTTTTCCTTGATGCAGAGGACTGGTCTAAAGCCAGATGGTGTCACCTTTGTGGGTGTCCTATGTGCTTGTAGCCATGCTGGTTTGGTTGAGGAAGGCTTGCACTACTTCAGGTCCATGAAGAAAGACTATGGCATTGCTCTGAGAGTTGAGCACTATGGATGCATGATTGATCTTTTTGGCAGGGCTGGCCGGCTACAGGAAGCTTTTGAGCTGGTAGACTCAATGGAAATACACGTGAATGCCATAATTTGGAGGAGCCTTCTCAGTGCTTGCAGGATGAATTTGGATGTTGAATTGGCTGAGATTGCAGTTACGAATTTAATGAAGCTAAGATCTGACCATTGTGGGGATTACGTGCTCCTTTCTAACATATATGCGGCAAGGGGGAGATGGGATGACGCAAGGACAGTAAGGGAGCAGATGAAGAAAGGGCAGATAAAGAAGAAGCCTGCTTTTAGCTTGATTGAATAAACTGAGCAGTTGGCAAAGGGAGGCCCTTTATTTTCCAAAGCTGATCACCATGCTTGGATTCAGTGTAAATATGACAGGTTATATCCATTAGAACAATGAACAACTCAAATTCAGTGGTCCAGCTGAAATCATGGACTAGAAATGGGGTTTCAGCAACCAATATCAACAGTCTTAAAACATCTGCTTGCAAGCTGTGTTACCATGCTCAGGAGTTCAATGAGCTCAAGGAGAACTGATGAAAAACCTGCACTTTCAAGAATAATTATTTGGTAAGAGAGAATTTAGTCAGCTGCTCAGTGATTAACTGATTATAGCTGCCCCCATACCTCAAAAGGCTCAAATATTCTTGTAACTCTTAATAGATGTCAAAAAAACTCATGATCTCAATTGTCTGCATTAGTTGTCAGCATATTTATCTACTCACTAACATACATATATTGGAAGTGGGACTGGAAGACCTGAATCATAGTTTCAGCTAAAAATATAGGCTCATGAGACCATATATTTGGTACACTACAATGATTGTCTCATACATGTGTCATTGtgaatttttttactatattttactTCCATCTACCTGACTTCCATGGTATAATTCAGGATGCTATCACTTTTCAACAATCCTTATCAAAAAGATACCAGTTTGATGTCAACAAGGAAATAATGGCCATTGGCTTTGTTGGGAGTGCTTGACTGGCTATGCTGCAAAAGGTTAGTAGGATGTTCCAAAAATTTAAGTTGTGTTAGAAATTATAAAG
The sequence above is a segment of the Elaeis guineensis isolate ETL-2024a chromosome 7, EG11, whole genome shotgun sequence genome. Coding sequences within it:
- the LOC140850865 gene encoding pentatricopeptide repeat-containing protein At3g29230-like, whose protein sequence is MEKKDAMAWTSMIRGLAVHGYAEDALELFSLMQRTGLKPDGVTFVGVLCACSHAGLVEEGLHYFRSMKKDYGIALRVEHYGCMIDLFGRAGRLQEAFELVDSMEIHVNAIIWRSLLSACRMNLDVELAEIAVTNLMKLRSDHCGDYVLLSNIYAARGRWDDARTVREQMKKGQIKKKPAFSLIE